A single genomic interval of Calonectris borealis unplaced genomic scaffold, bCalBor7.hap1.2 HAP1_SCAFFOLD_93, whole genome shotgun sequence harbors:
- the LOC142076700 gene encoding trans-1,2-dihydrobenzene-1,2-diol dehydrogenase-like — translation MEPARREPPRGQGAGDPPCPGGAAGVPPPGPTRWGICSAGRISHDFVVALKTLPPEEHVAVAVAARELPRARAFARRHGLPRAYGSYRELAEDPDVAVVYVGAVNPQHLPAGRLFLAAGKAVLLEKPLALGARQVRELVATARARGVFLMEGYWTRFFPAWQRLRALVAGGALGEPRLLRGALALPMGDVERVREPSLGGGALLDLGGYGLQMATALLGGAPRRLQALGCLHPSGVDETVTMTLEYEGNRQAVLTCSMAAELPGGAALGGTCGWAEFPSHMNCPTELVVGGRRELFPLPPPSQPLNFPHGTGLRYEAQHVRECLLQGLTESPVMPLAESELIAQLLDEARRQVGAAGTEEGSPGAPSPTE, via the exons ATGGAGCCGGCGAGGAGGGAGCCGCcgcgcgggcagggcgcgggggaccCCCCCTGTCCGGGGGGCgccgccggggtccccccgcccggccccaccCGCTGGGGCATCTGCTCGGCCGGGCGCATCAGCCACGACTTCGTGGTGGCCCTGAAGACCCTCCCCCCCGAGGAGCACGTG gcggTGGCGGTGGCCGCCCGGGAGCTGCCCCGGGCCCGGGCCTTTGCGCGGCGCCACGGGCTGCCCCGGGCCTACGGCTCCTACCGGGAACTGGCGGAGGACCCGGACGTGG CCGTGGTGTACGTGGGCGCGGTGAACCCCCAGCACCTGCCGGCCGGGCGGCTCTTCCTGGCGGCGGGCAAGGCCGTGCTGCTGGAGAAGCCGCTGGCGCTCGGGGCCCGCCAGGTCCGGGAGCTCGTGGCGACCGCCCGCGCCCGGGGGGTCTTCCTGATGGAG ggCTACTGGACCCGCTTCTTCCCGGCCTGGCAGCGGCTGCGGGCGCTGGTggccgggggggccctgggggagccccggctgctgcggggggcCCTGGCGCTGCCGATGGGGGACGTGGAGCGGGTGCGGGAGCCCAGCCTGGGCGGGGGGGCCCTGCTCGACCTGGGGGGCTACGGGCTGCAGATGGCCACGGCCCtgctggggggggccccccgcCGCCTGCAGGCCCTCGGCTGCCTCCACCCCTCGG GGGTGGACGAGACGGTGACGATGACGCTGGAGTACGAGGGGAACCGCCAGGCCGTGCTGACCTGCTCCATGGCGGCCGAGCTGCCGGGAGGGGCCGCCCTGGGGGGCACCTGCGGCTGGGCCGAG ttccccaGCCACATGAACTGCCCGACGGAGCTGGTggtgggggggcggcgggagctcttccccctgccccccccctcccagcccctcaaCTTCCCCCACGGCACCGGCCTGCGCTACGAGGCCCAGCACGTCCGcgagtgcctgctgcagg GTCTGACCGAGAGCCCCGTGATGCCGCTGGCCGAGAGCGAGCTCATCGCCCAGCTGCTGGACGAGGCGCGGCGGCaggtgggggctgcggggacggaggaGGGGTCGccgggagcccccagccccaccgagTGA
- the LOC142076698 gene encoding vesicular glutamate transporter 1-like, producing MQFNREEFRRQVGAGLGRLHRALERRQEDAEGLELGPGGGSSGAPPHPPVLDCTCCGLPRRYGIAVLCAIGFCISFGIRCNLGVAVVSMVNGAHGQHAQFNWDPETVGMIHGSFFWGYIVTQIPGGFIAQKFAANRVFGLAIVSTSLLNMLIPAAARTHVGCVITVRVLQGLVEGVTYPACHGIWSKWAPPLERSRLATTAFCGSYAGAVVAMPLAGVLVQYTGWSSVFYVYGSFGVCWYLFWVLVSYESPAQHPTISPEERKYIEESIGESVGSNPLLLATPWRQFFTSMPVYAIIVANFCRSWTFYLLLISQPAYFEEVFGFEISKVGLLSALPHLVMTIVVPIGGQIADFLRSRGLMSTTNVRKMMNCGGFGMEATLLLVVGYSRSRAVAISFLVLAVGFSGFAISGFNVNHLDIAPRYASVLMGLSNGVGTLSGMVCPLIVGALTRHKTREEWQWVFLIAALVHYGGVAFYGAFASGEPQRWAEPPREEAEPLAPRGGDSDEEGEGEGEEEGGGGGGPPGGPPAGYGATGTTPAPGPHGETHG from the exons ATGCAGTTCAACAGGGAGGAGTTCAGGCGGCAGGTGGGGGCTGGCCTGGGCCGCCTGCACCG ggcCCTGGAGCGGCGGCAGGAGGAtgcagaggggctggagctgggccctggggggggctccagtggggcccccccgcaccccccggtgCTGGACTGCACCTGCTGCGGCCTCCCCCGGCGCTACGGCATCGCCGTGCTCTGCGCCATCGGCTTCTGCATCAGCTTCGGCATCCGCTGCAACCTGGGGGTGGCCGTCGTCAGCATGGTCAACGGGGCGCACGGGCAg cacgccCAGTTCAACTGGGACCCCGAGACGGTGGGGATGATCCACGGCTCCTTCTTCTGGGGGTACATCGTCACCCAGATCCCCGGGGGCTTCATCGCCCAGAAATTCGCGGCCAacag ggtcttCGGCCTCGCCATCGTCTCCACGTCGCTCCTCAACATGCTGATcccggccgccgcccgcaccCACGTGGGCTGCGTCATCACCGTCCGCGTGCTGCAGGGGCTGGTGGAG GGCGTGACCTACCCGGCGTGTCACGGGATCTGGAGCAAGTGGGCCCCGCCCCTGGAGAGGAGCCGCCTGGCGACCACGGCCTTCTGCG GCTCCTACGCGGGCGCGGTGGTGGCCATGCCGCTGGCCGGCGTCCTGGTGCAGTACACGGGCTGGAGCTCCGTCTTCTATGTCTACG GCAGCTTCGGGGTGTGCTGGTACCTCTTCTGGGTGCTGGTGTCCTACGAGAGCCCGGCCCAGCACCCCACCATCTCCCCCGAGGAGCGGAAGTACATCGAGGAGAGCATCGGGGAGAGCGTCGGCAGCAACCCCCTGCTG CTGGCCACGCCCTGGCGGCAGTTCTTCACCTCGATGCCCGTCTACGCCATCATCGTCGCCAACTTCTGCCGCAGCTGGACCTTCTACCTGCTGCTGATCAGCCAGCCCGCCTACTTCGAGGAGGTCTTCGGCTTCGAGATCAGCAAG GTGGGGCTGCTCTCGGCCCTGCCCCACCTGGTGATGACGATCGTCGTCCCCATCGGGGGCCAAATCGCGGATTTCCTGCGCTCCCGGGGGCTGATGTCGACCACCAACGTCCGCAAGATGATGAACTGCGGCg gttTCGGCATGGAGGCAacgctgctgctggtggtggggtaCTCGCGGTCCCGCGCCGTCGCCATCTCCTTCCTCGTCCTGGCCGTCGGCTTCAGCGGCTTCGCCATCtccg ggttcAACGTCAACCACCTGGACATCGCCCCCCGCTACGCCAGCGTGCTGATGGGGCTCTCCAACGGGGTGGGGACGCTCTCGGGGATGGTCTGTCCCCTCATCGTGGGGGCCCTCACCCGGCACAAG ACGCGGGAGGAGTGGCAGTGGGTCTTCCTGATCGCGGCGCTGGTGCACTACGGCGGCGTGGCCTTCTACGGCGCCTTCGCCTCGGGGGAGCCGCAGCGGTGGGCGGAGCCGCCGCGCGAGGAGGCGGAGCCGCTGGCGCCCAGGGGCGGGGACAGCGacgaggagggggagggggagggggaggaggaaggggggggcggggggggacccccgggcggGCCCCCCGCGGGGTACGGGGCCACCGGCACCAcccctgcccccggcccccaCGGGGAGACCCACGGGTGA
- the PIH1D1 gene encoding PIH1 domain-containing protein 1 isoform X2 produces MAAPADPSLLSAELEAEEGDDEALRRLLLQVTQEDEDPPPAAPARAVTPQPGLCVKTRAGGAKVFVNVCHSGEVPPPPPLSPPGLRRLLHTPPTAAGAFRIPMSLGEPHAELDRGGRGCTAYDVVVNSGFFRTLQADPLYLEFFLTVAMEGLSEKYGVELELTGWRVLQNRKFMGSISAQNIRARPRPHIQELEGPPGPPQFVVVAEPSSQHPQVLQARVLLPHAAGAGSLWLGLSEERLVLGGAEGGPPLLELGLPLPPDPARCHARFHRRTKVLTVTMPLQA; encoded by the exons atgGCGGCCCCCGCGGACCCGTCGCTGCTGTCGGCCGAGCTGGAGGCGGAGGAGGGGGATGACGAGGCGCTGCGGcggctcctgctgcag gtgacccaggaggatgaggaccccccccccgcggcccccgcccgcgctGTCACCCCGCAGCCAG ggctgtgcgTGAAgacccgggcggggggggccaAGGTCTTCGTCAACGTCTGTCACTCGGGGGAggtgcccccgccccccccgctgtccccgcccGGGCTGCGGCGCCTCCTCCACACCCCCCCCACCGCTGCCGGGGCCTTCCGCATCCCCATGAGCCTGGGGGAGCCCCACGCCGAGCTGGACCGCG GCGGCCGGGGCTGCACCGCCTACGACGTGGTGGTGAATTCGGGGTTCTTCCGCACGCTCCAg GCTGACCCCTTGTACCTGGAGTTCTTCCTGACGGTGGCCATGGAGGGGCTGTCGGAGAAGTACGGGGTGGAGCTGGAGCTGACCG gctgGCGGGTGCTGCAGAACCGCAAGTTCATGGGCTCCATCTCGGCCCAGAACATccgggcgcggccccggccccacaTCCAGGAGCTCGAGGG ccccccagggcccccccagttCGTGGTGGTGGCCGAGCCCTCGTCCCAGCACCCACAGGTGCTACAGGCGCGCGTCCTCCTGCCTCACGCC GCAGGGGCGGGGTCGCTGTGGCTGGGGCTGAGTGAGGAGcggctggtgctggggggggcagaggggggcccccccctcctggagctggggctgcccctcccccccgaCCCTGCCCGCTGCCACGCCCGCTTCCACCGGCGCACCAAG GTCCTCACTGTGACGATGCCCCTGCAGGCGTGA
- the PIH1D1 gene encoding PIH1 domain-containing protein 1 isoform X4: MAAPADPSLLSAELEAEEGDDEALRRLLLQVTQEDEDPPPAAPARAVTPQPGLCVKTRAGGAKVFVNVCHSGEVPPPPPLSPPGLRRLLHTPPTAAGAFRIPMSLGEPHAELDRGGRGCTAYDVVVNSGFFRTLQADPLYLEFFLTVAMEGLSEKYGVELELTGWRVLQNRKFMGSISAQNIRARPRPHIQELEGPSQELPPPPSPPGPPQFVVVAEPSSQHPQVLQARVLLPHAVLTVTMPLQA; encoded by the exons atgGCGGCCCCCGCGGACCCGTCGCTGCTGTCGGCCGAGCTGGAGGCGGAGGAGGGGGATGACGAGGCGCTGCGGcggctcctgctgcag gtgacccaggaggatgaggaccccccccccgcggcccccgcccgcgctGTCACCCCGCAGCCAG ggctgtgcgTGAAgacccgggcggggggggccaAGGTCTTCGTCAACGTCTGTCACTCGGGGGAggtgcccccgccccccccgctgtccccgcccGGGCTGCGGCGCCTCCTCCACACCCCCCCCACCGCTGCCGGGGCCTTCCGCATCCCCATGAGCCTGGGGGAGCCCCACGCCGAGCTGGACCGCG GCGGCCGGGGCTGCACCGCCTACGACGTGGTGGTGAATTCGGGGTTCTTCCGCACGCTCCAg GCTGACCCCTTGTACCTGGAGTTCTTCCTGACGGTGGCCATGGAGGGGCTGTCGGAGAAGTACGGGGTGGAGCTGGAGCTGACCG gctgGCGGGTGCTGCAGAACCGCAAGTTCATGGGCTCCATCTCGGCCCAGAACATccgggcgcggccccggccccacaTCCAGGAGCTCGAGGG CCCCTCCCAGGAGCTGCCGCCACCCCCCAG ccccccagggcccccccagttCGTGGTGGTGGCCGAGCCCTCGTCCCAGCACCCACAGGTGCTACAGGCGCGCGTCCTCCTGCCTCACGCC GTCCTCACTGTGACGATGCCCCTGCAGGCGTGA
- the PIH1D1 gene encoding PIH1 domain-containing protein 1 isoform X3, protein MAAPADPSLLSAELEAEEGDDEALRRLLLQVTQEDEDPPPAAPARAVTPQPGLCVKTRAGGAKVFVNVCHSGEVPPPPPLSPPGLRRLLHTPPTAAGAFRIPMSLGEPHAELDRGGRGCTAYDVVVNSGFFRTLQADPLYLEFFLTVAMEGLSEKYGVELELTGWRVLQNRKFMGSISAQNIRARPRPHIQELEGPSQELPPPPSPPGPPQFVVVAEPSSQHPQAGAGSLWLGLSEERLVLGGAEGGPPLLELGLPLPPDPARCHARFHRRTKVLTVTMPLQA, encoded by the exons atgGCGGCCCCCGCGGACCCGTCGCTGCTGTCGGCCGAGCTGGAGGCGGAGGAGGGGGATGACGAGGCGCTGCGGcggctcctgctgcag gtgacccaggaggatgaggaccccccccccgcggcccccgcccgcgctGTCACCCCGCAGCCAG ggctgtgcgTGAAgacccgggcggggggggccaAGGTCTTCGTCAACGTCTGTCACTCGGGGGAggtgcccccgccccccccgctgtccccgcccGGGCTGCGGCGCCTCCTCCACACCCCCCCCACCGCTGCCGGGGCCTTCCGCATCCCCATGAGCCTGGGGGAGCCCCACGCCGAGCTGGACCGCG GCGGCCGGGGCTGCACCGCCTACGACGTGGTGGTGAATTCGGGGTTCTTCCGCACGCTCCAg GCTGACCCCTTGTACCTGGAGTTCTTCCTGACGGTGGCCATGGAGGGGCTGTCGGAGAAGTACGGGGTGGAGCTGGAGCTGACCG gctgGCGGGTGCTGCAGAACCGCAAGTTCATGGGCTCCATCTCGGCCCAGAACATccgggcgcggccccggccccacaTCCAGGAGCTCGAGGG CCCCTCCCAGGAGCTGCCGCCACCCCCCAG ccccccagggcccccccagttCGTGGTGGTGGCCGAGCCCTCGTCCCAGCACCCACAG GCAGGGGCGGGGTCGCTGTGGCTGGGGCTGAGTGAGGAGcggctggtgctggggggggcagaggggggcccccccctcctggagctggggctgcccctcccccccgaCCCTGCCCGCTGCCACGCCCGCTTCCACCGGCGCACCAAG GTCCTCACTGTGACGATGCCCCTGCAGGCGTGA
- the PIH1D1 gene encoding PIH1 domain-containing protein 1 isoform X1 codes for MAAPADPSLLSAELEAEEGDDEALRRLLLQVTQEDEDPPPAAPARAVTPQPGLCVKTRAGGAKVFVNVCHSGEVPPPPPLSPPGLRRLLHTPPTAAGAFRIPMSLGEPHAELDRGGRGCTAYDVVVNSGFFRTLQADPLYLEFFLTVAMEGLSEKYGVELELTGWRVLQNRKFMGSISAQNIRARPRPHIQELEGPSQELPPPPSPPGPPQFVVVAEPSSQHPQVLQARVLLPHAAGAGSLWLGLSEERLVLGGAEGGPPLLELGLPLPPDPARCHARFHRRTKVLTVTMPLQA; via the exons atgGCGGCCCCCGCGGACCCGTCGCTGCTGTCGGCCGAGCTGGAGGCGGAGGAGGGGGATGACGAGGCGCTGCGGcggctcctgctgcag gtgacccaggaggatgaggaccccccccccgcggcccccgcccgcgctGTCACCCCGCAGCCAG ggctgtgcgTGAAgacccgggcggggggggccaAGGTCTTCGTCAACGTCTGTCACTCGGGGGAggtgcccccgccccccccgctgtccccgcccGGGCTGCGGCGCCTCCTCCACACCCCCCCCACCGCTGCCGGGGCCTTCCGCATCCCCATGAGCCTGGGGGAGCCCCACGCCGAGCTGGACCGCG GCGGCCGGGGCTGCACCGCCTACGACGTGGTGGTGAATTCGGGGTTCTTCCGCACGCTCCAg GCTGACCCCTTGTACCTGGAGTTCTTCCTGACGGTGGCCATGGAGGGGCTGTCGGAGAAGTACGGGGTGGAGCTGGAGCTGACCG gctgGCGGGTGCTGCAGAACCGCAAGTTCATGGGCTCCATCTCGGCCCAGAACATccgggcgcggccccggccccacaTCCAGGAGCTCGAGGG CCCCTCCCAGGAGCTGCCGCCACCCCCCAG ccccccagggcccccccagttCGTGGTGGTGGCCGAGCCCTCGTCCCAGCACCCACAGGTGCTACAGGCGCGCGTCCTCCTGCCTCACGCC GCAGGGGCGGGGTCGCTGTGGCTGGGGCTGAGTGAGGAGcggctggtgctggggggggcagaggggggcccccccctcctggagctggggctgcccctcccccccgaCCCTGCCCGCTGCCACGCCCGCTTCCACCGGCGCACCAAG GTCCTCACTGTGACGATGCCCCTGCAGGCGTGA
- the LOC142076701 gene encoding large ribosomal subunit protein uL13: MAEPRVLVIDGRGHLLGRLAAIVAKQVLLGRRVVVVRCEGINISGNFYRNKLKFLAFLRKRMNTNPSRGPYHFRAPSRIFWRTVRGMLPHKTKRGQAALERLKVFDGIPPPYDKRKRMVVPAALKIIRLKPTRKFAFLGRLAHEVGWKYQAVTAALEEKRKEKAKLRYNKKKKLMSLRRRAERNVEGKTAPFTAVLRQHGLLL; the protein is encoded by the exons ATGGCGGAGCCGCGG GTTCTGGTGATCGACGGCCGCGGCCACCTCCTGGGCCGGCTGGCGGCCATCGTGGCCAAGCAGGTGCTGCTGG GCCGCCGCGTGGTCGTGGTGCGCTGCGAGGGCATCAACATTTCCGGCAACTTCTACCGCAACAAAC TGAAGTTCCTGGCCTTCCTGCGGAAGCGGATGAACACCAACCCCTCCCGCGGGCCCTACCACTTCCGCGCCCCCAGCCGCATTTTCTGGCGGACGGTGAGAG ggatgctgcccCACAAGACGAAGCGGGGCCAGGCGGCGCTGGAGAGGCTGAAGGTGTTCGATGGCATCCCCCCGCCCTACGACAAG CGCAAGCGCATGGTGGTCCCGGCTGCTCTCAAGATCATCCGCCTGAAGCCCACCCGCAAG TTTGCTTTCCTGGGCCGGCTGGCGCACGAGGTGGGCTGGAAGTACCAGGCGGTGACGGCGGCACTGGAGGAGAAGCGGAAGGAGAAGGCGAAGCTGCGCTACAACAAGAAGAAGAAGCTGATG AGCCTGCGGCGCCGGGCCGAGCGCAACGTGGAGGGGAAGACGGCGCCGTTCACGGCCGTGCTGCGGCAGCACGGGCTGCTGCTCTGA
- the PIH1D1 gene encoding PIH1 domain-containing protein 1 isoform X5, translating into MAAPADPSLLSAELEAEEGDDEALRRLLLQVTQEDEDPPPAAPARAVTPQPGGRGCTAYDVVVNSGFFRTLQADPLYLEFFLTVAMEGLSEKYGVELELTGWRVLQNRKFMGSISAQNIRARPRPHIQELEGPSQELPPPPSPPGPPQFVVVAEPSSQHPQVLQARVLLPHAAGAGSLWLGLSEERLVLGGAEGGPPLLELGLPLPPDPARCHARFHRRTKVLTVTMPLQA; encoded by the exons atgGCGGCCCCCGCGGACCCGTCGCTGCTGTCGGCCGAGCTGGAGGCGGAGGAGGGGGATGACGAGGCGCTGCGGcggctcctgctgcag gtgacccaggaggatgaggaccccccccccgcggcccccgcccgcgctGTCACCCCGCAGCCAG GCGGCCGGGGCTGCACCGCCTACGACGTGGTGGTGAATTCGGGGTTCTTCCGCACGCTCCAg GCTGACCCCTTGTACCTGGAGTTCTTCCTGACGGTGGCCATGGAGGGGCTGTCGGAGAAGTACGGGGTGGAGCTGGAGCTGACCG gctgGCGGGTGCTGCAGAACCGCAAGTTCATGGGCTCCATCTCGGCCCAGAACATccgggcgcggccccggccccacaTCCAGGAGCTCGAGGG CCCCTCCCAGGAGCTGCCGCCACCCCCCAG ccccccagggcccccccagttCGTGGTGGTGGCCGAGCCCTCGTCCCAGCACCCACAGGTGCTACAGGCGCGCGTCCTCCTGCCTCACGCC GCAGGGGCGGGGTCGCTGTGGCTGGGGCTGAGTGAGGAGcggctggtgctggggggggcagaggggggcccccccctcctggagctggggctgcccctcccccccgaCCCTGCCCGCTGCCACGCCCGCTTCCACCGGCGCACCAAG GTCCTCACTGTGACGATGCCCCTGCAGGCGTGA